The Apium graveolens cultivar Ventura chromosome 10, ASM990537v1, whole genome shotgun sequence nucleotide sequence TTTTTTGATAACTTTTAATTTGTTTGATATTTTGATAACTTTTTGAATCAAAGGTGAGAATGATAAATAAGTGGGACAGAACTAGGAgtaatattttatcaaaatatattgGATTATGGGTAGTTGAGGTGGGGTGGGTTGGATAACTGGATTAGGAAATTGATTTCAAATGAATCGGCTACAAGCCCAATATTTCTGTTGGGATTACAAATAAAAAATGACTTCATTTGCACGTAAAGATTATATCTATATTTTTGGCTTTCGAGATAAGTATTAgagttataatttttattttttctctTTGAATGCTCTAATTCTTTACAAAGTGTACCATTTGtaacatttttattttttcttagaACTTCTGTAGGATAATGTTTAAAATCACATTCGCACATTATCGAACGAACTGAAAACCtctttaatattaaaaaaatctttTATAACTAGCAAATTACCATGCTATGATAACTCAATAAAAAAAGTCCAAAAAATATATAACTGTAGATACTCACTCACAAATATAAAAAAACAAGCACCGgagaaaaagaaaatatatatatatacaagagCAACGATACCCGTTATTCGAGTTGAGTATAcaagaaaatcaaataaaactacCATATATTGAGAAAAGGTTGCTACTAAAATAAAAAGAGAAAGACATCCACTATTAAGGAAAACGATATTTAAAACAGAATCCTAAAGAATTTGGAGGCGTTGAAGCGTGCATCGCAAGTAAAAATATTCAAATCCGAAATAAATAGATTTTAGAGATGTAAAAACATACTATAAAAAATACTAAATAAAGTTCGAAATCAAATAGATTATAGAGTCTTAAATCTCTCGAACAAAGTTCTCCAAATTGAAAATAGTAAAATGTAAACGACTAGATTGTAGTAGAATTCTAACTAAAAATAGTCGGGCCACTACATCcttttattgaaaaataaagaaaataaataGAGAATAACGCTTTCTCTAAATCTTCAATCTTTAAGCATCCTAAGCTATATTCGCATGACAAACAACCAAGACATCTGGATTTTTGGAAATAAGAGCAGTCACATGCATCGTTCCAAAGGTAACAAGCCTCCAAAGCGTCCCACCAATGACATCGCCATTCGTCCTAGCAAATATAGCGTTCAAAGTGCAAGAACCAGATGGTTCCAAAGGAGATATTTTTCCTACAGGCCCTGTCAAAGAAAGTAAGCAAAGTCTCTCAGAAAATATTGTTGGATGTACTGATGAGATGAGGCTTATGGAAGCATTTGTAATCATTCCTGAACCACCCAGAACATTCATAAAAATATTTCTTGAATGAGCAAACTGTTTCAGCCATTCAATGACATCTTTCCCATGCGGGATTTCAAGAACAATAGACTTCATTTCCGAAGTCATTTCGATGGTGTTTTCTTTCGCCTTGTTTTTGAACCACGAGGACGTCCCTCGTGGCCTAGACAATGAAAAATGACCCCCAGACGCCACAATATCATTTCCACCAGACTGGCCCATATTACTTATATCATTACTAACTCCTGGATTAGACATTTGAGTGTTTGGCAATGGTTGAGAGTGGTGTTCTTCGCTGTTAATTTTAGTAGGATTAGTGTAGCCCATTGAATTTGGGATTTGAAGAGCAGGTGAAGAGTATTCATAGAATTTGAGAAAGAAAACGAATACTTGTGATTCATCTTTCGAAGGCTAAGCAAAGATATAAAATATTGGGTGAAATGTGATTAGAGTTGTGGGTTATAGTCCTTTTATATTGATTTGGCGTGCTCTCTCAAGAAATACAAAGATTCCATACAGTTGGAAAAAGTATTATTTTCTTTTCCAGGGAATTTGAATTGAATAATCAATCCTTatcatattttctaaaattgagaGGCCAAAAAGTTGTTAATATTTGATTCGTCTCATAAAAAGCGTTATACCAATATACGATTACAGATGAATTTCTAAAACTAGAATCGAAACATTAAACAAAAATAGAACGTTTATTTACCAATAGATGTCATCGATAAAAATATTAGGCaagaattttaaatattaaattatttgaTTGCAAAATCGAAACATATTTAAACATTATGGTCtgtaaaatttaattattaatttacaATTTCTCTTCATTATTTTCCGTGCTCATATCAATATTTTTTTGGTGCATTATTATCGTAATATTATGAGATTTAGTTGAGAACTTCCTCTCCCACCTTAAACTTTTAGATGAACTGGTTACTTAATGATTTATCATAGCTTAGTCAGACTCAAGTTCGAGTCCTACTTTTGAGTTAGGGgagtattaaaataatattataagattCAGTTGGGGTATTTTTCTAATATcttcagattttaggtgagctgATATCTAATAATATTCTAATTTTTGTGTGTTATTTGATCcgtcttttattaatattttcaacTGCTTAAACGATAATTACTACATAAACATACTCAATAGaggaaaattttataattttttagatATCTTACACTCCctcaaaatataatataattacaaAAGTAACTACATTTCTTTTACAATTGTTTGTAGTTGAACGATCAATTCTAATAATATTTTCTATAAATGTTAGGATAAAAGATTGTTGGTCGAAATCATACGAAACTATACAAAAATACCATCATTgatgaattttctatgaattttcTATAAGAAGGATACAAAAGATTAAGTCACTAAGGCCTAGATAGAAAATAAATATGAAGGTTTCATATTATAGAAtggtaaaaataaaataaatttgtaggTTTTTCggaaattataatataaaaatatcaatTAATGGATTAAAAACCATCTTTTATACTTGTTAACTCTGTTTATTTATGATCTATCTTGATTAGTTGTCGAAAAATAAAGTGAAGTGTAGATGAGAGCGGGCTATTCAAAAAATTCGAAATCTGAGACCAAGTCGATTCCAATCCGAAAAAGTACGGGCTGGCTCATTCCGAGATACGGACCTTCAAGGAGTCTTTTTTATTTGAAAGTCAAAACCTAAAAATTCGTGTAAAATTCCGGTTTTGAAAAAATTGGATAGTAGTCCAGATTAAAAGAAGCATGATTCGGGCCGGATAAAAATTTGAGCTTTTTGATAAAGTTCGTTCTCTATATAAAATTTTTGATaaattttcaaatatatattatattattagaaCTTAGAAGTTGAATACGATATATTTTATTAGTTGTCAATTTGATACCCTGAATAACAATTAATAATTGTTAATTGTCAATGTAATACTCTAAATATTAGAATTTAAGGTTAATAAATGAGATATTTAAATGTAatataaaaaaattgttttagTATCAAATTATTTGTCATAGTCTAAAATATTAGTCCTTTGACAGAAAAATAGTAATTCATGATCTCTAAAACACTCACTTTAACGGTACTTTAACACTTAAACTTTCTGACAATGTATCAGATCTTGGTGTGGATTCAAATTCTTGCTTTTAAGTGAGAGGgtgttataataatattataacatCTAGTAGaaataatatcttaaaatttTAGATGACCCGATTACTAAACATACATAATATTctaatatttatgtattattttatCTATCTTTCATTACCGAGTTTCACTGTTGAAGCGGCATATTACTACAAAAACAGGCTCAAAAGAGGAAAAATGTGCAATTTTGCAGATATCTTCCCTCCCTCTG carries:
- the LOC141692219 gene encoding AT-hook motif nuclear-localized protein 28-like, which codes for MGYTNPTKINSEEHHSQPLPNTQMSNPGVSNDISNMGQSGGNDIVASGGHFSLSRPRGTSSWFKNKAKENTIEMTSEMKSIVLEIPHGKDVIEWLKQFAHSRNIFMNVLGGSGMITNASISLISSVHPTIFSERLCLLSLTGPVGKISPLEPSGSCTLNAIFARTNGDVIGGTLWRLVTFGTMHVTALISKNPDVLVVCHANIA